TCGGCGAGGTCGGTGTGGTGGTCGTCACCCGCAACCTCGGCATGACGGTGGCCCAGTCCACCGCCCTGCGCGGAAAGATGCGTGACGCTGGCGCCAGCTATAAGGTGGCCAAGAACACGCTCACCCTGATTGCACTCGAGGGCACCGCCTACGCTCCGATCAGCGACATGCTGACCGGGCCGACGGCACTCGCCACCTCCGCCGACCCCGTCGCGGCCGCCAAGGTGGCCGTCGACTTCGCGAAGACGAACGACAAGTTCGAAATCGTGGGCGGCGCGATGGGCGACACGCTCCTCGACGTCAACGGTGTGAAGGCGCTCGCCGAGCTTCCGTCTCTTGATGAACTGCGTGCAACGATCATCGGCCTCGTCCAGGCGCCGGCGACCAAGATTGCGCGGACCATCAACGAGCCGGGCGCCCAGCTGGCGCGTGTCTTTGGCGCATTCGCCGCCAAAGAAAACGCCTGATTACCGCATAACGAACCGACAATTCGGGGCATTTGCCCCAGTGGAGATTTAACATGGCAGACATCAATTCCCTCGTTGACCAGCTCTCCGAGCTGACCGTTCTCGAAGCCGCGGACCTCGCCAAGGCGCTCGAAGAGAAGTGGGGCGTTTCCGCCGCCGCTGCCGTCGCCGTTGCCGGCCCGGCCGCCGCTGCCGGCCCGGCCGCTGAAGAGCAGACCGAGTTCGACGTGATCCTCACCGGCGACGGTGGCAAGAAGATCAACGTCATCAAGGAAGTCCGCGCCATCACCGGCCTGGGTCTCGGCGAAGCCAAGGCGCTCGTCGAAGGCGCTCCGAAGGCGGTCAAGGAAGGCGTCAACAAGGACGAGGCCGAGAAGATCAAGAAGCAGATCGAGGAAGCCGGCGGCACCGTCGAGCTCAAGTAATCGGCCGCGCCGCGAGGCGCGACGATTATCCCGGCTTCGGCCGGGATCTCGTGACGAAAGAAGGGCGGCTCCATCGGGGCCGCCCTTTTTTCTTGGCCGCCATGCGTTCGGCGCTTGAACGGCCGGCCGCGATGCGGCCTATTGGCCTGCGAAGGAGCGCTTCTTGACTGCAATCGACGACGTCCCGGCCATCGTCGACAGCCTGTGCGACGGTTACGACCGCGCCGTCGCGGCGCTGCGCGGCGCCCTCGCCGCCTATCTCTCCGACGACGAACGGCCCGATCCCGCCGCGCGCGCCCAGGGCCTGTTCGCTTATCCCGAGCTGCGCGTCGATTATCGCCACGACCGCCCCATCGAATTTCCAGCCCGCGCCTTCGGCCGGCTGAACCGCTCCGGGCGCTACGCCGCCAGCATCGCCCGGCCGCGCCTCTTCCGCGACTATCTGTCCGAACAGATCGGCCTCCTGGTGCGCGATTACGGTGTCACCGTCTCGGTCGGCCGATCGACGAGCGAAATACCCTATCCCTATGTGCTCGACGGCAGCGACGACCTCCGGCTCGACAATGTCGAGGCGGCCGAGCTGGCGCGCTGGTTCCCGACCACCGAACTTGCCCATATCGGCGACGAGATCGCCGACGGGGCGTGGATCCAGGCCCCCGGCGCGGCCCGCCCGCTGTCCCTGTTCGACGGCCCGCGCGTCGATTTCAGCCTCGCTCGCCTCCGCCATTATACCGGCACGCCGCCCGAGCATGTGCAGCGCTATCTGCTGTTCACCAATTATGTCCGCTACGTCGACGAGTTTACCCGCTTCGCCTTGGCCGAGCTGGAACGCGAGGACGGCCGCTTCACCGCTCTATCGGCGCCGGGCGTGCTGATCCCGCGCGGCGACCCGGACGGCGCGGCCCGGCTCGCCGAGAGCGCGTGGCGCAAGCACCAGATGCCGGCCTATCACCTGATCGACGAGGATGGCGACGGCATCACCCTGGTCAATATCGGCGTCGGCCCGGCCAACGCGAAGACGATCTGCGACCACCTCGCCGTGCTCCGGCCCGAAGCGTGGCTGATGATCGGCCATTGCGGCGGCCTCAGGCCCAGCCAGACCATCGGCGACTATGTCCTCGCCCACGCTTATCTGCGCGACGATCATGTGCTGGACGACGTGCTGCCGGTCGAAATTCCGATCCCGGCCATCGCCGAGGTCCAGCAGGCCTTGTTCAACGCCGCCGTGGCGGTCACCGGCGAGGAGCCGCAGTCGCTGAAGCGGCGGCTGCGCACCGGCACCGTCGTCACCACCGACGACCGCAATTGGGAGCTGCGCTACACGGCCTCGGCGATGCGCTTCAACCAGAGCCGCGCGGTCGCGATCGACATGGAATCGGCGACCGTCGCCGCCCAGGGCTACCGCTTCCGCGTCCCCTACGGCACCCTGCTCTGCGTCTCCGACAAGCCGCTCCACGGCGAGATCAAGCTCGCCGGCCAGGCCAACGCCTTTTACGAGCGCGCGATCAGCCAGCATCTGCGCATCGGCATCGAGACGCTGGACCGGCTGAAGCGCGAAGGCGCCGCCCTCCATTCGCGCAAGCTCAGAAGCTTCGACGAGCCGCCCTTCCGCTAAGCGACGGCCACCGCCTGCACCATTTCTGCACCGGGACCGCGCCGCTTTCGCGCCGGCACCGCCACCGCGCCTTCACCGCCTTCCCCGATCAGGCTCCCGTCCAAGGGAGATTTTCATGATCCGGCCTGCTCTGTCCCGTGCACGCTTCTCGTTCCTTTTGAAGGCCGGGGCAGCCGCCTTGCTCGTCGCCCTCGCCGATTTGCTGTTCTTCGATCGCGGCGGCGCGGCGACGGTCGGCGGCTTCGCCTTCGCCTGGACCTTGCTGCTCGCCGCCGTCGTCCCGGCCATCCTGCGCCACCGGGCCGCGCTCGCGGCCGGCGGCGCGGCGTTGCTGTTCGCTCTGGCGCTGGTCGACAATCCCAGCCTGCTCGCGCTCGCCTTGTTCTGGACCTCGCTGACGCTCGCCGCCTTGCTCTGGCGCTTCGCGTCCTTCGACACCGCCAGCCGCTGGTTTGCCCGCCTGTTCCTCCAGGGCGTCACCGCTTTGGGTACGCCGCTGGCCGATCTGGGCCGGCTGCGGCGGCTGCGCACGGCGGGAATCAGGCGGCCAACCCGCGCGCTCCTGCCGATCGTGGTCGTCCCTTTGATCGGCAGCGGCCTGTTCGTCGGGCTATTCGCGATCGCCAACCCGCTCATCGCCAACAGCCTGTCGGCGATCACCCTGCCCCCGCCGACCGCGCGGACCCTGCTCCGTGTCGGCTTCTGGATGCTGGTGCTGATGGCGGTGTGGCCGACCTTCCGCCCCGCCTGGACCGTCACCGCCTGGACCTTCTCGGACCGGCAGCGCGAGATCGCCCTGCCCGGGGTCTCGGTCGCGTCGGTCACTTTGTCGCTGATCCTGTTCAACGCCATCTTCGGCGTCCAGAACGGGCTCGACATCGCCTTCCTCTGGAGCGGGGCGACGCTCCCCGCGGGCGTCACTTTGGCCGAATATGCCCATCGCGGCGCCTACGCCCTGATCGCGACGGCGCTGCTGGCCGGCCTGTTCGTGCTCGTCACGTTGCGACCCGGATCGGACACGGCCGCCGACCCCCTCATCCGCGGGCTCGTCACCTTGTGGATCGGGCAGAATCTGCTGCTGGTCGCGTCGAGCATCCTGCGCACGCTCGATTATGTGGACGTCTACTCGCTGACGGAGCTGCGGATCGCCGCCCTGGCCTGGATGGTGCTGGTCGCGATCGGGCTGCTGCTGATCTGCTGGCGGATGCTGAAGGGCAAGAGCGCCGCCTGGCTGATCAACCGCAACGCCGCCGCCGCGCTCGCCTTCCTCGCTATGGCTTCGGTCGTCGATCTCGGCGCGGTCGCGGCCGGCTGGAACGTGCGCCATGCGCGCGAGGTCGGCGGCCGCGGCGCCGCGCTCGACCTTTGCTACCTGCGCCATGTCGGGCCGCCGGCCTTGCTGCCGCTGATCGCGCTGGAACGCCGGACGCTCGATCCGCTGTTCCGCGATCGGGTCGCCTTCGTGCGCGCCGAGGTGCTGGCCCGGCTCGAGGATCGACAGGCGCAGTGGCCCCGCTGGACCTGGCGCAACGCCCGCCGCCTCGCCGCCGCGCACGCAGCGCTGGCCGCGCATCCGCCGGTCGCGGCACGGCCGGGACATGTCCGGGTCTGCGACGGCCGGATCGTTCCTCCGCCGCCGAGCGCGATTGTCGCGCCGCCGCGGTTGACAGCGGAGCCGCGGCGATGATTCTGTGCCCGATGCCCCGCACGATCCTGGTCGTCGACGACGATCCCCACATCCGGCAGCTGATCGTCTTCGCCCTCGGCAAGGCGGGCCTCGACGCAATCGAGGCCGAGGACGGCGAGCAGGCGCTGGCGGCGACGCGGGAGCACAAGGTCGATCTGGTCGTGCTCGACATCAACATGCCGCGGATGGACGGGCTTGAAGTGTGCCGCCGCCTGCGCGCCGAGGGCGACCTGCCGATCCTGTTCCTCTCCTCGCGCGACGACGAGATCGACCGGGTGATCGGCATCGAGCTCGGCGGCGACGATTATGTGGTGAAGCCGTTCAGCCCGCGCGAGCTCACCGCCCGCGTGATGGCGATCCTGCGCCGCACGGCCGCGCACCCCCCGACCGTCGATCACCTCCCGACCACGATCCGCCACGGCAAGCTCGCGCTCGACCTCGACGGCTGGCGCGCGACTTGGGACGGGACCGAGGTGCCGCTCACTGTCACCGAGTTCACCTTGCTGCGCACGCTGGCGGCGATGCCGTCCAAGGTGTTCAGCCGCGATGCGATCATCGACAGGATGCACGGCCCCGGCTTCGCGCTCACCGACCGCACCGTCGACAGCCACGTCCGCAACATGCGCGCCAAGTTCGGCGACGTCGGCGGCTCGGACATCGTCGAGACGCGGCCGGGCATCGGCTACCGTCTCGGCGCCTGCAGCGGCGAATGATCGGCCGCCTCAAGGCTTTCGCCAAGCGGCACTGGCCACGCCTCCGGCTCCGCACGATCCTGCTGATGACCTTCCTGTTCGTTGCCGCTTTGCCCGGCTTCGGCGCGGTGTTCCTGCGCGTCTACGAGAATACGCTCGTCCGCCAGACCGAGGCCGAGCTGGTTGCGCAGGGCGCGGCGTTGGCAGCGACCGCACAGGCGACGTGGTCCGGCGCGCCCGCGGCTCTGCCGGCGCGCTTGCGTCCAGAGGATTTTCGGCCCGAACGCACGAAGATCGACCTCAATTCGGATCCGATCCTCCCGGAACGGCCGCCGCCAACGCGCGGCCAAGGCCGCGCCAGCCCCGCCGCACGCGACGTCGCCGAGCGGCTGCAGCCTGTGATCGTCGAGACCGCGCGGACCACGCTCGCCTCGATCCAGCTGCTCGACGCCGACGGCCGCATCCTCACCGGCGGTTTGGCCGGCGGCAGCTACGCCAATGTCGCCGAAGTGCGGACCGCCCTCGGGGGTCGCCCGGCCACGGTGCTGCGCCACAATGGCGCCTATCGCCCGCGCTACGCGCTCGAATGGCTGAGCCGCGCGTCGGACATCCGCATCCACCATGCCCGCCCGGTGACTCGCGACGGCGCCGTCGTCGGCGCACTGCTTCTGTCGCGTTCGCCCCGTTCGCTGTTTCGCGGCATCTACGAGGACCTCGGCAAGATCCTGATCGGGGTGGGCGGCATCTTCGCCATCCTGGTCGGGCTGAGCGGACTGCTGTCGCGCGGCATCGCCCGGCCCATCGAGCAGCTCAGCGCAGCAACCCGCGACCTCGCCAGCGGCAAGGGCGGCGTGCCGGAGCCTCCAACGACGGCGGCGGTCGAGATCCAGGCGCTCTACCGCGACTTCGGCCAGATGGCGGCGACGATCGAGAGTAGGTCCCGCTACCTGCGCGACTTCGCCCATGCGGTCAGCCACGAATTCAAGACGCCGCTGGCCGGAATCCGCGGCGGCATCGAATTGCTCCAGGACCATCATGCCGGGATGTCGGACGACGAGCGGCGCCGGTTCCTCGCCAATATCGAAGGCGATGCCGACCGGCTCGCCCAGCTCGTCTCGCGCCTGCTCGATCTCGCCCGCGCCGACATGGCCCGGCCCGCGGCCGAGTCCGTCGCCACCGAGCCCGTCATCCGCCGCGCCGCCGACGCGCTCGCCCGCCCCGGGCTCGCGATCCGGCTCGATCTGCCGTCGACGCTGCCCGAGGTCGCCGTCCCGGCCCGGACGATCGAAGCGAGCCTGGTCACCCTCGTCGACAACAGCGCCCAGGCCGGCGCGACGGAGGTGCGGATCGCAGCCCATGCGGGTGGCGATGCCCTTATCATCGACATCGCCGACGACGGCCCGGGCGTGCCGGCGGCGGACCGCGACCGGATCTTCGAGCCCTTCTTCACCAGCCGGCGGCGCGAGGGCGGCAGCGGGCTCGGCCTGCCGATCGTCCGTTCGCTGCTGCAGGCGAGCCGCGGCGCGATCGAGCTCCTGCCGTCCGAGCGCGGCGCCTGCTTCCGGCTGCGCCTGCCGATCGCTCGATAATCGGGCCGGCGGGTTTGACATCGCCGCTGGCCTTCCCTAGATACGCACCCTCACCCCAGCCTTTCGGAACAGGTCGCGCCGTCGCGCAGCGCGCTCAACGCATTGAAAGACTGAGGTTTCACAGGACGCCAAAGCTGCAGTTTCCGGGTTGGAGACTCGCGGCTTTTTGCGTTTCTGCGCGCCTGAATTTGAACGACGAGGCGAAATTTCCATGGCGACCAAGGCAGCTCCGGGCACCGAAACGCGGTCCACGGCATCCAAGCGCATCCGCAAGATCTTCGGCAACATCCACGAAGTTTCCGAAATGCCGAACCTGATCGAGGTTCAGCGCGACAGCTACGAGCAGTTCCTCCGCTCGCGGCCGCAGGACGGCTATGTGTCGGGCCTGGAAAAGACTCTGCGCTCGGTCTTCCCGATCCGCGATTTCGCCGGCACCGCCGAGCTGGATTTCGTCCATTACGAGTTGGAAGAGCCCAAGTACGACACCGACGAGTGCCGCCAGCGGGGCATGACCTATGCCGCGCCGATGCGCGTGACGCTTCGCCTGATCGTGTTCGAGGTCGATCCCGATACCGAGACCCGTTCGGTGCTCGATATCAAGGAGCAGGATGTCTACATGGGCGACATGCCGCTGATGACGAAGAACGGCACGTTCATCGTCAACGGCACGGAGCGCGTCATCGTCTCGCAGATGCACCGTTCGCCGGGTGTGCTGTTCGACCATGACCGCGGCAAGACCCACGCCTCGGGCAAATACCTCTTCGCCGCCCGCGTCATCCCCTATCGCGGCTCGTGGCTCGACTTCGAGTTCGACGCCAAGGACATCGTCAACGTCCGCATCGACCGCAAGCGCAAGCTGCCGGTGACGGCGCTGCTGCACGCGCTCGACATGAACTCGGAAGAGATCCTGACGACCTTCTACAACACCGCGACCTGGACCCGCGGCAAGGACGGCTGGCAGATCCCCTACGTGGCCGAGCAATGGCGCGGCCAGAAGCCGACCTTCGACATCATCAACGCCGAGACCGGCGAAGTGGTGTTCCCGGCCAGCCAGAAGATCAGCCCGCGCGCGGCCAACAAGGCCGGCAAGGACGGCCTTGCGACGCTCGTCATCCCGACCGAGGAAATCTTCGGCCGCTTCTCGGCCTATGACCTGGTCAACGACGCGACCGGCGAGATCTATGTCGAAGCCGGCGACGAAGTGACCGCCGAGAACCTCGAGAAGCTCGACAAGGCCGGCATCGACCGCCTCGAGCTGCTCGACATCGACCACGTCAACACCGGCGCCTGGATCCGCAACACGCTGAAGGCCGACAAGGCCGAGGACCGCGACCAGGCCCTGTCCGACATCTACCGCGTCATGCGCCCCGGCGAGCCGCCGACGCGCGAGACCGCCGACGCCCTGTTCGCCGGCCTGTTCTTCGATCCCGAGCGCTACGACCTCTCGGCCGTTGGCCGCGTGAAGCTCAACATGCGCCTCGACCTCGACGCCGAGGACACGGTGACGACGCTCCGCAAGGAGGACATCATCGCTGTCGTGAAGACGCTGGTCGGCCTCAAGGACGGCAAGGGCGAGATCGACGACATCGACAATCTCGGCAACCGTCGCGTCCGTTCGGTCGGCGAGCTGCTCGAGAACCAGTATCGCGTCGGCCTGCTTCGCATGGAGCGCGCCGTGAAGGAGCGTATGAGCTCGGTCGACGTCTCGACCGTGATGCCGAACGACCTGATCAACGCGAAGCCCGCGGTTGCCGCGGTCCGCGAATTCTTCGGCTCCTCGCAGCTCTCGCAGTTCATGGACCAGACCAACCCGCTCTCCGAAGTGACGCACAAGCGTCGCGTCTCGGCGCTCGGGCCCGGCGGTCTCACCCGCGAGCGCGCGGGTTTCGAGGTCCGCGACGTTCACCCGACCCATTATGGCCGCATCTGCCCGATCGAGACTCCGGAAGGCCCGAACATCGGCCTGATCAACTCGCTCGCCAGCTTCAGCCGCGTGAACAAATACGGCTTCATCGAGACGCCGTACCGCAAGGTCATCGACGGCAAGGTGACCGACGAGGTCATCTATCTCTCCGCCATGGAAGAGGCCAAGCACACGATCGCGCAGGCAAATGCCGAATTGAGCGAAGCCGGTGGGTTCGTCGAGGAAATCGTCTCCAGCCGTCAGGCCGGCGAATTCCTGATGGCGCCGCGCGACATCATCACTTTGATGGACGTCAGCCCCAAGCAGCTCGTCTCGGTCGCCGCATCGCTCATTCCGTTCCTGGAAAACGATGACGCCAACCGCGCGCTGATGGGCTCGAACATGCAGCGCCAGGCGGTTCCGCTGGTCCGCGCCGAGGCGCCGTTCGTCGGCACCGGCATGGAAGAAACGGTTGCGCGCGATTCTGGCGCGGCCATCGCGGCCCGCCGCTCGGGCATCGTCGATCAGGTCGACGCGACCCGCATCGTCGTCCGCGCCACCGGCGACGTCGAGGCCGGCAAGTCGGGCGTCGACATCTACACCCTGATGAAGTTCCAGCGTTCGAACCAGAACACCTGCATCAACCAGCGTCCGCTGGTCAAAGTGGGCGATGTGGTCAATGCCGGCGACGTCATCGCCGACGGCCCGTCGACCGAGTTCGGCGAACTGGCCCTGGGCCGCAACGTGCTCGTCGCGTTCATGCCCTGGAACGGCTACAATTATGAGGATTCCATCCTCATCTCCGAACGCATCGTGAAGGACGACGTCTTCACCTCGATCCACATCGAGGAGTTCGAGGTGATGGCCCGCGACACCAAGCTCGGGCCGGAAGACATCACCCGCGACATCCCGAACGTCGGCGAGGAAGCGCTCCGCAACCTCGACGAGGCCGGCATCGTCTATATCGGCGCCGAAGTGGAGCCGGGCGACATCCTGGTCGGCAAGATCACGCCGAAGGGCGAAAGCCCGATGACTCCGGAGGAAAAGCTCCTCCGCGCCATCTTCGGCGAGAAGGCCTCCGACGTCCGCGACACCTCGCTGCGCCTGCCCCCGGGCGTGGCCGGCACGATCGTCGAGGTGCGCGTGTTCAACCGCCACGGCATCGACATCGACGACCGTACCCGCGCCATCCAGACCGAGGAGAAGGATCGCCTCCGCAAGGACGCCGACGACGAGCGCACCATCCTGAAGCGCGCGACCTATTCGCGCCTTCGCGAGATGCTGGTCGGCCAGACCGCGACCGCGGCGCCAAAGGGCGTCAAGAAGGGCAGCGCCATCGACGAGGCCCTTCTGGAGGGCGTCGAGCGTCACGAATGGTGGAAGTTCGCCGTCCAGGACGACAAGGTCCAGGCCGATCTCGAAGCCGTGAAGACGCAGTATGACGATGCCGAGGCGGTGATCCGCCGCAAGCTCGAAGACCGCATCGAGAAGCTCGAGCGCGGCGACGAGCTGCCGCCGGGCGTGCTGAAGATGGTCAAGGTGTTCGTCGCGGTGAAGCGCAAGCTGCAGCCGGGCGACAAGATGGCCGGCCGTCACGGCAACAAGGGCGTCATCTCGCGCATCCTGCCGATCGAGGACATGCCGTTCCTTGAGGACGGGACGCACGCGGATATCGTGCTCAACCCGCTCGGTGTGCCTTCGCGCATGAACGTCGGTCAGATCTTCGAGACCCATCTCGGCTGGGCCGCGCGCGGCCTCGGCAAGCAGATCGGCGCGATGCTCGAGGAGATCCACCACAAGGGCAAGGACATCGCGTCCGACGACGTCGGCGCCGTCCGCGCCAAGCTCAAGGACATCTATGGCGAGCATTATTATGCCGACGTTGATGCCCGCGACGACGCCCAGGTGATGGAATTGGCCTCGAACCTCGTGAACGGCGTTCCGATGGGCACCCCGGTGTTCGACGGCGCCCGCGAAGCCGACGTGTCGGCGATGCTGGCCATGGCCGGGCTCGACGAGAGCGGCCAGGTTACGCTGTACGACGGCCGCACCGGCGAGGCGTTCGACCGCAAGGTCACGGTGGGCTACATCTACATGCTGAAGCTCCACCACCTCGTGGACGACAAGATCCACGCGCGTTCGATCGGGCCGTACAGCCTCGTCACCCAGCAGCCGCTGGGCGGTAAGGCGCAGTTCGGCGGCCAGCGTTTCGGCGAGATGGAGGTCTGGGCGCTCCAGGCCTACGGCGCCGCCTACACGCTGCAGGAGATGCTGACCGTGAAGTCGGACGACGTCATCGGCCGCACCAAGGTCTACGAGGCGATCGTCAAGGGCGACGACACGTTCGAGGCCGGCATCCCCGAGAGCTTCAACGTGCTCGTGAAGGAAATGCGCTCGCTGGGCCTCAACGTCGAACTGAACACGGTGGCCGACACCGACGACGACACCCAGGCGATCGCGGCGGAATGATGAGCGCGGGCGCCGCTTCGCGCGGCGCCCCCTCCTCTTCGCCACGCACTAGAATTCTCCCCGGGAAGGGAAAAACTGATGAATGAACTGAGCAACTTCGCCAATCCGGTCGCCAAACCCGAGACGTTCGACCAGATCCAGATCGGCATCGCCTCGCCCGAGCGCATCCGCAGCTGGTCGTTCGGCGAGATCAAGAAGCCCGAGACCATCAACTATCGCACGTTCAAGCCCGAGCGTGACGGCCTGTTCTGCGCGCGCATCTTCGGCCCGATCAAGGATTACGAGTGCCTGTGCGGCAAGTACAAGCGCATGAAGTACAAGGGCATCGTCTGCGAAAAGTGCGGCGTGGAAGTGACCGTTTCGAAGGTCCGCCGCGAGCGCATGGGCCATATCGAGCTGGCCGCCCCGGTCGCCCACATCTGGTTCCTGAAGTCGCTGCCGAGCCGCATCGGCCTGCTGCTCGACATGCAGCTGAAGCAGCTCGAGCGCGTCCTTTACTTCGAGGCCTATATCGTGATCGAGCCGGGCCTCACCCCGCTCGAAAAGTATCAGCTCCTCACCGAGGATGAGCTGATCGAGGCCCAGGACGAATATGGCGAGGACGCCTTTTCCGCCGGCATCGGCGCCGAGGCCGTGCGCGTCATGCTCGAGAATCTCGACCTCGAGGGCGAGAAGCAGGATCTCCTCAAGGAGCTCGCCGAGACCAAGTCGGAGCTGAAGCCCAAGAAGATCATCAAGCGCCTCAAGGTCGTCGAGAGCTTCCTCGAATCGGGCAATCGCCCGGAATGGATGATCCTCGAGGTGATCCCGGTGATCCCGCCCGAGCTGCGCCCGCTGGTGCCGCTCGACGGCGGCCGCTTCGCGACGTCGGACCTGAACGATCTCTATCGCCGCGTGATCAACCGCAACAACCGCCTGAAGCGCCTGATGGAGCTGCGTGCGCCGGACATCATCGTCCGCAACGAAAAGCGCATGCTGCAGGAATCGGTCGACGCCCTGTTCGATAACGGCCGCCGCGGCCGCACGATCACGGGCGCCAACAAGCGTCCGCTGAAGTCGCTGTCCGACATGCTCAAGGGCAAGCAGGGCCGCTTCCGTCAGAACCTTCTCGGCAAACGCGTCGACTATTCGGGCCGTTCGGTCATCGTCACCGGTCCGGAATTGAAGCTCCACCAGTGCGGCCTGCCGAAGAAGATGGCGCTCGAGCTCTTCAAGCCGTTCATCTACTCGCGCCTCGATGCCAAGGGTCTCTCGATGACCCTCAAGCAGGCCAAGAAGTGGGTCGAGAAGGAGCGCAAGGAAGTCTGGGACATCCTCGACGAAGTCATTCGCGAGCACCCGGTCCTCCTCAACCGCGCGCCGACGCTCCACCGTCTCGGCATCCAGGCGTTCGAGCCGGTGCTGATCGAGGGCAAGGCGATCCAGCTTCACCCGCTGGTCTGCGCCGCGTTCAACGCCGACTTCGACGGCGACCAGATGGCCGTCCACGTCCCGCTGAGCCTCGAAGCGCAGCTGGAAGCGCGCGTGCTGATGATGTCGACCAACAACATCCTCTCGCCCGCCAACGGCAAGCCGATCATCGTGCCCTCGCAGGACATGGTGCTGGGTCTCTATTATCTGTCGATGGAGCGTGAAGGCGAGCCTGGCGAAGGCTCGATGATCAGCGACATGTCGGAGGTGCACCAGGCGCTCAACGCCAAGGCGGTGACGCTCCACACCAAGATCACCAGCCGCGTCCCGCAGACGGACGAGCAGGGCACCACCTACATGAAGCGCTTCGAGACGACGCCGGGCCGCATGCTGCTCGGCGAGACGCTCCCGAAGACGCACAAGGTGCCCTTCGAGACCGTCAACCGCCTCCTCACCAAGAAGGAGATCGCGGACGTCATCGACACCGTCTACCGCCACACCGGCCAGAAAGAGACGGTCCTGTTCGCCGACGCGATCATGGGCCTCGGGTTCAAGCACGCCTTCCAGGCTGGCATCTCGTTCGGCAAGGACGACATGATCATCCCGCACGAGAAGGTGCAGCTCGTCGACGACACCCGCAGCCTCGTGAAGGATTACGAGCAGCAGTATCAGGACGGCCTGATCACCCAGCAGGAAAAGTACAACAAGGTGATCGACGCCTGGAGCCGTTGCGGCGACCAGGTGGCGAACGCCATGATGGAAAAGATCAAGGCCCAGCCCAAGGACGAGAATGGCCGCATGGCCCCGATCAACTCCATCTACATGATGGCGCATTCGGGTGCCCGTGGTTCGCAGGCGCAGATGAAGCAGCTCGCCGGCATGCGCGGCCTGATGGCCAAGCCGTCGGGCGAGATCATCGAGACTCCGATCATCTCGAACTTCAAGGAAGGCCTCACCGTCCTTGAATATTTCAACTCGACCCACGGCGCCCGCAAGGGTCTCGCCGACACCGCGCTCAAGACGGCCAACTCGGGTTACCTGACCCGCCGCCTCGTCGACGTGTCGCAGGACTGCGTGATCGTCGAGGAGGACTGCAAGACGTCCAACTCGCTCGACATGCGGGCGATCGTCCAGGGCGGCGCGACCATCGCCTCGCTCGGCGAGCGCATCCTGGGCCGCACTCCGGCCGAGGACATCGTCGACACCAAGACGAACACCGTGCTGGCCAAGGAAGGCGAGCTCATCGACGAGCCCGCCGCCGCGCGCATCGACGAGATGGGCATCCAGTCGGTCAACATCCGTTCGCCGCTGGTCTGCGAAAGCGAGCATGGCGTCTGCGGCAAGTGCTACGGCCGCGATCTCGCCCGCGGTACGCCGGTCAACATCGGCGAAGCGGTCGGCGTCATCGCCGCCCAGTCGATCGGTGAGCCCGGCACGCAGCTGACTATGCGTACCTTCCACATCGGCGGCGCCGCCCAGCTTAACGAAACGTCGAGCCTGGAAGCGGTTGCC
This portion of the Sphingomonas sp. LY54 genome encodes:
- a CDS encoding HAMP domain-containing sensor histidine kinase; its protein translation is MIGRLKAFAKRHWPRLRLRTILLMTFLFVAALPGFGAVFLRVYENTLVRQTEAELVAQGAALAATAQATWSGAPAALPARLRPEDFRPERTKIDLNSDPILPERPPPTRGQGRASPAARDVAERLQPVIVETARTTLASIQLLDADGRILTGGLAGGSYANVAEVRTALGGRPATVLRHNGAYRPRYALEWLSRASDIRIHHARPVTRDGAVVGALLLSRSPRSLFRGIYEDLGKILIGVGGIFAILVGLSGLLSRGIARPIEQLSAATRDLASGKGGVPEPPTTAAVEIQALYRDFGQMAATIESRSRYLRDFAHAVSHEFKTPLAGIRGGIELLQDHHAGMSDDERRRFLANIEGDADRLAQLVSRLLDLARADMARPAAESVATEPVIRRAADALARPGLAIRLDLPSTLPEVAVPARTIEASLVTLVDNSAQAGATEVRIAAHAGGDALIIDIADDGPGVPAADRDRIFEPFFTSRRREGGSGLGLPIVRSLLQASRGAIELLPSERGACFRLRLPIAR
- the rpoB gene encoding DNA-directed RNA polymerase subunit beta codes for the protein MATKAAPGTETRSTASKRIRKIFGNIHEVSEMPNLIEVQRDSYEQFLRSRPQDGYVSGLEKTLRSVFPIRDFAGTAELDFVHYELEEPKYDTDECRQRGMTYAAPMRVTLRLIVFEVDPDTETRSVLDIKEQDVYMGDMPLMTKNGTFIVNGTERVIVSQMHRSPGVLFDHDRGKTHASGKYLFAARVIPYRGSWLDFEFDAKDIVNVRIDRKRKLPVTALLHALDMNSEEILTTFYNTATWTRGKDGWQIPYVAEQWRGQKPTFDIINAETGEVVFPASQKISPRAANKAGKDGLATLVIPTEEIFGRFSAYDLVNDATGEIYVEAGDEVTAENLEKLDKAGIDRLELLDIDHVNTGAWIRNTLKADKAEDRDQALSDIYRVMRPGEPPTRETADALFAGLFFDPERYDLSAVGRVKLNMRLDLDAEDTVTTLRKEDIIAVVKTLVGLKDGKGEIDDIDNLGNRRVRSVGELLENQYRVGLLRMERAVKERMSSVDVSTVMPNDLINAKPAVAAVREFFGSSQLSQFMDQTNPLSEVTHKRRVSALGPGGLTRERAGFEVRDVHPTHYGRICPIETPEGPNIGLINSLASFSRVNKYGFIETPYRKVIDGKVTDEVIYLSAMEEAKHTIAQANAELSEAGGFVEEIVSSRQAGEFLMAPRDIITLMDVSPKQLVSVAASLIPFLENDDANRALMGSNMQRQAVPLVRAEAPFVGTGMEETVARDSGAAIAARRSGIVDQVDATRIVVRATGDVEAGKSGVDIYTLMKFQRSNQNTCINQRPLVKVGDVVNAGDVIADGPSTEFGELALGRNVLVAFMPWNGYNYEDSILISERIVKDDVFTSIHIEEFEVMARDTKLGPEDITRDIPNVGEEALRNLDEAGIVYIGAEVEPGDILVGKITPKGESPMTPEEKLLRAIFGEKASDVRDTSLRLPPGVAGTIVEVRVFNRHGIDIDDRTRAIQTEEKDRLRKDADDERTILKRATYSRLREMLVGQTATAAPKGVKKGSAIDEALLEGVERHEWWKFAVQDDKVQADLEAVKTQYDDAEAVIRRKLEDRIEKLERGDELPPGVLKMVKVFVAVKRKLQPGDKMAGRHGNKGVISRILPIEDMPFLEDGTHADIVLNPLGVPSRMNVGQIFETHLGWAARGLGKQIGAMLEEIHHKGKDIASDDVGAVRAKLKDIYGEHYYADVDARDDAQVMELASNLVNGVPMGTPVFDGAREADVSAMLAMAGLDESGQVTLYDGRTGEAFDRKVTVGYIYMLKLHHLVDDKIHARSIGPYSLVTQQPLGGKAQFGGQRFGEMEVWALQAYGAAYTLQEMLTVKSDDVIGRTKVYEAIVKGDDTFEAGIPESFNVLVKEMRSLGLNVELNTVADTDDDTQAIAAE